One stretch of Lucilia cuprina isolate Lc7/37 chromosome 6, ASM2204524v1, whole genome shotgun sequence DNA includes these proteins:
- the LOC111683638 gene encoding protein patched, which produces MVVPTMDSLPRVPDTHGDVVDEKLFSDLYIRTSWVDAHVALDQIDKGKARGNRTAIYLRSVFQSHLESLGSTVQKHAGKVLFIAILVLSTFCVGLKSAQIHSKVHQLWIQEGGRLESELAYTQKTIGEAESSTHQLLIQTAQDPNASVLHPQALLTHLEVLKKASAVKIHMFDTDWSLRDMCNSPTTPSFEGPYFIEQIFKHLIPCSIITPLDCFWEGSQLLGPEFPVQIPGMDKRITWSSLNPSSLMQTMKKQMSDQKISFDFDTVEQYMKRAAITSGYTEKPCLNPKDPQCPDTAPNKNSDHPLDVGAILTGGCYGFAAKYMHWPEELIVGGVQRNRTSHLRKAKGLQTVVQLMTEKEMYDLWNENYKVHHIGWSPEKAAEVLNAWQKNFSREVENIMKNSRLAKNYDVYVFSSATLDDILEKFSNPKPLSIVIGVIATVIYAFCTLLRWRDPVKGQSSVGVAGVLLIGFSTAAGLGLCAILGIVFNAASTQVVPFLALGLGVDHIFMLTAAYAESNRKEQTKFILKKVGPSILFSACTTTGAFFAAVFIPVPALKVFCLQAAIVMCFNLAAALVVFPAMISLDLRRRTAGRADIFCCCFPIWKEKPVNQLTLLNNNATRSNNRSRNTTVLPKTSNNTRTSAINNPVLPPQEEALLTCHSEKRLPAFTFSKFAVKYYTPFLMKSWVKFLVVMSFVGTVIFSLYCSTKLQDGLDLIDLVPKETNEYKFLNAQTSMFGFYSMYAVTQGNFEYPNNQRLLHEYHEAFVRVPHVIKNDNGGLPDFWLSLFRDWLRNLQRIFDREFKDGRINQEGWHANASSDAILAYKLLVQTGYVDNPVDKKLVLQHRLVDNEGIINPRAFYNYLSAWATNDVFAYGASQGKLHPEPRQYYHVPTEYDLKIPKSLPLVYAQLPFYLHGLTDTSEIKSLISHIRDLSVRFESRGLPNYPSGIPFIFWEQYMTLRSSLSLILCCCIVAAFVLVSILLLSVWAAILVVFSVLASLTQVFGAMTLLGIKLSALPAVILILSVGMIVCFTVHISLGFMTSVGNRERRVLLSLQVSLGPLTHGILTSTLAVFMLSTSPFEFVIRHFFWLLLVVLCVGAFNSLVVFPIILSIMGPEAELVPLEHPDRISTPSPQMSRSSKRANKTVIVHGSSRSSSRNCQKQHYHHKDVNINDPSLTTITEEPPSWKSSNSSIQMNNDWGSKMTAGIGNGINAGHHYGNNINYANNMNYHHHPPPPNMQQQQQPQPPPPTTAQTHHLHNHQQQHHHHPHYNPMYATHPPPPPQYHHPYHMGTQPASQGNLNNTAQHPPPPSRDAGSEGKNMNNFPPELQSIVVQPEVTVETHHSDTNTTKVTATANIKVELVTPGRAVRSYNFTS; this is translated from the exons GGCAAAGCCCGTGGCAATCGCACTGCCATCTATTTGCGTTCAGTATTTCAATCCCACCTCGAATCCTTAGGTAGTACAGTACAAAAACATGCCGGCAAAGTGTTATTTATAGCCATTCTAGTATTAAGTACATTCTGCGTTGGCCTCAAATCCGCCCAAATACACTCCAAAGTCCATCAGCTGTGGATACAAGAGGGTGGTCGACTCGAATCCGAATTGGCCTATACGCAAAAAACCATTGGAGAGGCGGAAAGTTCTACACACCAGCTGCTAATACAAACGGCTCAAGATCCTAATGCCAGCGTTTTACATCCGCAAGCTTTACTCACACATCTGGAAGTGTTGAAAAAGGCCAGTGCGGTTAAAATACACATGTTCGATACGGACTGGAGTCTGAGGGATATGTGTAACTCACCCACCACGCCCAGTTTTGAGGGTCCTTATTTTATAGAGCAAATCTTTAAGCATTTAATACCCTGTTCGATTATCACGCCTCTCGATTGTTTTTGGGAGGGTAGCCAGCTATTGGGTCCAGAGTTTCCCGTACAAATACC CGGCATGGATAAACGCATCACCTGGAGTTCCTTAAATCCCTCTAGTCTTATGCAAACTATGAAAAAACAAATGAGTGATCAAAAAATCTCTTTTGATTTTGATACCGTAGAACAGTATATGAAAAGGGCTGCCATTACCTCCGGCTATACCGAAAAACCCTGTTTAAATCCCAAAGATCCACAATGTCCCGACACAGCCCCCAATAAAAATAGTGATCATCCCTTAGATGTGGGTGCCATTTTAACTGGTGGTTGTTATGGTTTTGCAGCTAAATATATGCATTGGCCAGAGGAGTTAATAGTGGGTGGTGTACAACGTAATCGTACCAGCCATTTGCGTAAGGCAAAAGGTTTGCAAACCGTAGTACAACTGATGACCGAGAAGGAAATGTATGATTTATGGAATGAAAACTATAAGGTGCATCATATAGGCTGGAGCCCTGAAAAGGCGGCCGAGGTATTAAATGCCTGGCAAAAGAATTTCTCGCGCGAAGTGGAAAACATTATGAAAAATTCTCGTTTAGCTAAAAACTATGATGTTTATGTGTTTTCCTCCGCCACTTTGGATGACATATTGGAAAAGTTCTCTAATCCCAAGCCTTTGAGTATAGTGATTGGTGTTATTGCCACGGTTATATATGCCTTTTGCACCCTGCTAAGATGGCGTGATCCGGTCAAGGGACAATCGAGTGTGGGCGTGGCTGGGGTGTTATTAATAGGCTTTTCTACAGCCGCTGGCTTGGGTTTATGCGCCATTTTGGGTATTGTCTTCAATGCTGCCAGTACTCAAGTGGTACCCTTTTTGGCTTTAGGTTTAGGAGTGGATCATATCTTTATGCTAACCGCCGCCTATGCAGAAAGCAATCGCAAAGAGCAGACCaagtttatattgaaaaaagtgGGTCCTAGCATATTATTTAGTGCCTGTACAACCACAGGCGCCTTTTTTGCAGCAGTTTTTATACCTGTGCCTGCCTTAAAGGTATTCTGTCTACAAGCAGCCATAGTTATGTGCTTTAACTTGGCTGCGGCTTTAGTAGTATTTCCCGCTATGATTTCTTTGGATTTAAGAAGACGTACTGCCGGAAGAGCTGatattttctgttgttgttttcccATTTGGAAGGAGAAACCTGTAAACCAACTAACACTGCTAAACAATAATGCCACAAGAAGCAACAATCGTTCACGCAACACCACCGTCTTACCCAAAACCAGCAATAATACCCGAACATCTGCCATCAACAATCCAGTGCTACCACCGCAAGAAGAGGCTTTACTCACATGTCACAGTGAAAAACGTTTACCCGCCTTTACTTTTAGTAAATTTGCCGTTAAATATTATACACCATTCCTAATGAAGAGTTGGGTTAAGTTCCTTGTAGTCATGTCTTTTGTGGGCAcggttatttttagtttatattgttCCACTAAACTGCAGGATGGTTTGGATTTGATTGATTTGGTGCCGAAAGAAACGAATGAATATAAGTTTCTTAATGCCCAAACATCGATGTTTGGTTTCTACAGCATGTATGCCGTGACACAGGGTAATTTTGAATATCCCAACAATCAACGTTTGTTGCATGAATATCATGAGGCTTTTGTTCGCGTGCCGCATGTAATTAAGAATGACAATGGTGGCCTGCCGGACTTTTGGTTATCTCTATTCCGTGATTGGCTTAGAAATCTGCAGAGAATCTTCGATCGTGAATTTAAAGATGGTCGTATTAATCAAGAGGGTTGGCATGCCAATGCTTCTAGTGATGCCATCTTGGCTTATAAGCTGTTGGTGCAGACAGGTTATGTGGACAATCCTGTGGATAAGAAACTGGTGCTGCAACATCGCCTGGTTGACAATGAGGGCATTATTAATCCCAGAGCTTTTTACAATTATCTCTCAGCCTGGGCTACCAATGATGTTTTTGCTTATGGTGCTTCTCAG ggTAAATTACATCCTGAACCTAGACAGTATTATCATGTACCCACCGAATATGATTTGAAAATACCCAAATCATTGCCTTTGGTCTATGCTCAGCTGCCGTTTTATCTGCATGGCCTCACCGACACCTCGGAAATTAAATCGCTAATCAGTCACATAAGAGATTTAAGTGTACGCTTTGAATCGCGGGGTCTACCCAATTATCCTTCAG GCATTCCTTTTATATTCTGGGAGCAGTATATGACTTTACGCTCTTCTTTATCTTTGATTTTATGCTGTTGTATAGTGGCCGCTTTTGTTTTAGTCTCTATTTTATTGCTGTCCGTTTGGGCTGCCATTTTAGTGGTTTTCAGTGTGTTGGCTTCTTTGACTCAGGTCTTTGGCGCCATGACTTTATTGGGCATTAAATTGTCCGCCTTGCCGGCTGTTATTTTGATCTTAAGTGTGGGCATGATTGTGTGTTTTACGGTGCATATTTCATTG GGTTTTATGACATCTGTGGGCAATCGAGAACGTCGCGTACTACTCTCCCTTCAAGTTTCTTTGGGACCACTAACTCATGGCATCCTTACCTCCACTCTAGCTGTATTCATGTTATCTACTTCACCCTTTGAATTTGTCATCAGACATTTCTTTTGGCTGCTTTTGGTAGTACTGTGTGTTGGTGCTTTCAATAGCCTCGTGGTATTTCCCATAATATTAAGTATTATGGGACCTGAGGCAGAACTAGTGCCACTTGAACATCCTGATCGTATCTCCACGCCATCACCACAAATGTCACGTAGCAGTAAAAGAGCCAATAAGACTGTCATTGTACATGGTTCATCAAGATCGTCGTCACGTAATTGTCAGAAACAGCATTATCATCATAAAGATGTTAACATCAATGATCCCTCACTGACAACCATAACAGAAGAGCCACCATCGTGGAAGTCTTCGAATTCATCGATACAAATGAATAATGATTGGGGTAGCAAAATGACAGCTGGTATAGGAAATGGTATCAATGCTGGTCATCATTATggcaataatattaattatgccAATAATATgaattatcatcatcatccacCACCACCGAAtatgcagcagcaacaacaaccacaaccaCCACCGCCAACTACAGCACAAACACATCATCTGCATaaccatcaacaacaacatcatcatcatccccACTACAATCCCATGTATGCCACACATccgccaccaccaccacaaTATCATCATCCCTACCACATGGGCACACAACCTGCTTCACAAGGTAATCTAAATAATACAGCACAACATCCACCCCCACCATCCCGTGACGCTGGCAGTGAAGGCaaaaatatgaataactttCCACCCGAATTACAAAGTATTGTTGTACAACCGGAAGTTACGGTCGAAACGCATCATTCAGACACGAATACTACTAAAGTAACGGCCACTGCCAATATTAAAGTAGAATTGGTAACACCGGGTCGGGCGGTTAGAAGTTATAATTTCACATCATAG
- the LOC111683639 gene encoding golgin subfamily A member 2 yields the protein MPEETKESKAKKLAAARKKLKEYQQRGTGSGIQTSGSNAYADSATNSGHVSSNISERSESELQLNGSVNDIAQTESVNEVESTNVQQKEEHLPIENVNYFTMEVPILKAETIEADNSAKPSSMNEETFPEGSQNINAIQVLITEKSQLTMELNRFRTLCREKDLEMEELRVQHNNAAKRVEELTQRQMDVQKQQEQQRLHNAELQHKLAQARAAQEDNIQHINELQQQLSLRDEHLKQLESDFKEKSNELEMSQLRIRQLSDENNITKDNRVESLTQTQFMYEQQIRDLQAMVQQLTQDKEQANTQYQTYVQQLNAQVQQLTERNNELMDESSKLQEREKQWVDHIQQMEKEIQKNISRQAEVKEEKEKISSPDAPANEEQLKTLQERLDEFNSERYEFQLKIKSQEDRLVSLQQELKQKDIELEQLREHLENVTSEQPDKTKLLATMESDKVAASRALSQNVELKKQLDELELRFVQLTNDKADLMTRLDSEQYANREMHTNYAAMEERLRTIDERFKFKDEEMIRLSHENEELKKKLANKKIYNNEENERDEHDHGHHHEHHDEHDHGHHHEHHYEHDHGHHNHGDHDHNNHGHNHGHDDHEDHKHDHDHDHHKHDHDHDHHKHDHNHDQHKHDHNEEHKHEHDCNDHKHDHHQHEHDDHDHADHESCQEATEENITNTTQQQTPITHKKPVQTTTGHTTTTPRIATEEAVEKLQQRFTQLMTQCADLTEEKQRLEHLVMQLQSETETIGEYIALYQTQRRILKQREYEKAAQTAMLQAEREQMRERLTMLNNLVNSLGMELPQNQHLKQQINEALAQQNAIDVNCTNSPNIENNTIDSLETSPLNDKQTTTAAAIKTDLNSPESQQILHKIQDIITEIKENTKELPTITHSVDHLNCCSGKFEVV from the exons ATGCCCGAAGAAACAAAAGAAAGTAAAGCCAAAAAATTGGCAGCTGCTAGGAAAAAG tTAAAAGAATATCAACAACGTGGCACGGGCTCCGGCATACAGACATCGGGCTCTAATGCATATGCAGATTCTGCTACCAATAGTGGTCATGTTAGTAGTAATATTTCGGAGAGATCTGAATCAGAACTACAGCTGAATGGTAGTGTTAATGATATAGCCCAAACGGAAAGTGTAAATGAAGTGGAATCTACAAATGTTCAACAAAAAGAAGAACATTTACCCATAGAAAATGTCAATTATTTTACTATGGAAGTGCCCATACTTAAGGCCGAAACAATTGAAGCCGACAATAGTGCTAAGCCTTCCTCAATGAATGAGGAAACTTTTCCAGAGGGCTCACAAAACATTAATGCCATACAAGTTCTGATAACGGAAAAATCTCAATTGACCATGGAGTTAAATAGATTTCGTACTCTGTGTCGTGAAAAAGATCTAGAAATGGAAGAACTTAGAGTACAGCACAACAATGCCGCAAAGCGTGTCGAAGAGCTAACACAACGTCAGATGGatgtacaaaaacaacaagaacagcaaAGACTACACAATGCTGAGCTGCAGCATAAGCTGGCCCAAGCTAGAGCTGCCCAAGAGGACAACATACAACACATTAATGAACTGCAACAGCAGTTATCGTTACGCGATGAACACCTTAAACAATTGGAATCGGATTTCAAAGAGAAATCCAATGAATTAGAAATGAGTCAATTGCGTATACGTCAACTTTCCGACGAAAATAATATAACCAAAGATAATCGTGTCGAGTCTTTAACACAAACGCAATTTATGTATGAGCAGCAAATTCGCGATCTACAGGCTATGGTGCAACAGCTGACACAGGATAAAGAACAGGCCAATACCCAGTATCAGACTTATGTCCAACAGTTAAATGCACAAGTTCAACAATTGACCGAACGTAATAATGAACTGATGGATGAGTCTAGCAAATTGCAGGAACGGGAAAAGCAGTGGGTCGATCATATTCAGCAAATGGAAAAGGAAATACAGAAGAATATTAGCAGGCAGGCGGAAGTTAAGGAGGAAAAAGAAAAG aTTTCCTCCCCAGACGCACCTGCAAACGAAGAGCAATTGAAAACCTTACAAGAACGTCTCGATGAATTCAATTCCGAACGTTATGAAttccaattgaaaattaaatccCAAGAGGATCGTTTGGTCAGCCTACAGCAGGAGCTAAAACAAAAAGATATCGAACTGGAACAGCTGAGAGAACATTTGGAAAATGTAACCTCCGAACAGCCagataaaacaaaactattagcCACCATGGAATCAGATAAAGTGGCTGCCTCACGTGCCCTTTCGCAAAATGTCGAATTGAAAAAACAATTAGATGAACTAGAATTGCGATTTGTACAGCTGACCAATGATAAGGCTGATCTTATGACACGTTTAGATTCGGAACAGTATGCGAATCGTGAAATGCACACAAATTACGCTGCCATGGAGGAACGTTTAAGGACCATCGATGAACGTTTTAAATTCAAAGATGAAGAAATGATAAGACTTTCACATgaaaatgaagaattgaaaaagaaattggCGAATAAGAAG ATTTATAATAATGAAGAAAACGAACGAGATGAGCATGATCATGGACATCATCATGAGCATCATGATGAGCATGATCATGGACACCATCATGAGCATCATTATGAACATGATCATGGGCATCATAATCACGGCGATCATGATCATAACAATCATGGCCATAATCACGGTCATGATGATCATGAAGATCATAAACATGATCACGATCATGATCATCATAAACATGATCACGATCATGATCATCATAAACATGACCACAATCATGATCAACATAAACATGATCACAATGAAGAACATAAACATGAGCATGATTGTAATGATCATAAACATGATCATCATCAGCATGAGCACGACGATCATGATCACGCGGATCATGAATCTTGTCAAGAAGCTACCGAAGAGAACATTACTAACACGACCCAACAACAAACCCCTATAACCCATAAAAAGCCAGTCCAAACAACAACTGGCCATACAACAACAACTCCTCGCATTGCCACCGAGGAAGCTGTTGAAAAGCTACAACAACGTTTTACCCAACTAATGACCCAATGTGCAGACCTAACCGAAGAAAAACAACGGCTAGAACATTTAGTCATGCAATTGCAATCGGAAACCGAAACAATAGGTGAATATATTGCTCTCTACCAAACCCAGAGACGTATACTAAAACAACGTGAATATGAGAAAGCCGCTCAGACAGCCATGCTACAGGCAGAACGTGAACAAATGCGCGAACGTTTAACTATGCTTAATAATTTGGTCAATAGTTTAGGTATGGAATTGCCACAAAATCAACATTtgaaacaacaaatcaatgaaGCCTTAGCACAACAAAATGCCATAGATGTTAACTGTACGAATAGCCCAAACATTGAGAATAATACTATAGATTCTTTAGAAACTTCTCCTCTAAatgacaaacaaacaacaacagcagcagcaataaaaACAGATTTAAATTCTCCGGAATCTCAACAGATTCTACACAAAATACAAGATATAATAACGGAAATAAAGGAAAATACCAAAGAACTACCCACCATAACACATTCGGTGGatcatttaaattgttgttcGGGTAAATTTGAAGTGGTTTAA
- the LOC111683644 gene encoding shugoshin, producing the protein MSYYRDLNKELIEQVQTMRINMKLYCDEIIQLKGELMEKHENSVILRKECYNWAVENFIHLIQTVQPDSDILPVLQKYAPSRETQVTTSRTLTTSRTPRISRISSGSEERSTGSSRRRSSQLTAEFQRSNSILNSRKSVCSTSPIRRSSNDSREEEQEEEEEQCNEEDVENIVESQTIAENEQTEPEVTENLNEDEVERAEEEPLNIIYEDSEETEEEDNNPEELTDDENHVESMYESVEEITVADNTISTTRRSTLKDLTNTMLVSSTQNSSKDNTSPHKTIRKRGRPRKNKTNKNSFDQENTTDSEMESTVTDRGARAAIHQTHSEDQSETLQEPRHCEVRHLSLRNKSIPITQAFDQSGEEDYTDMTLGNFKDAACSTPNSRRNSFRKPTKPSTITTNQAATESESGSTTSDCSTRRPSRQCKPKDLAEPKIGVKLRNESKAKSLGKSKVKTLGKTTKKSVVKK; encoded by the exons ATGAGCTACTATCGCGACTTAAATAAAGAACTCATCGAGCAAGTACAAACTATGCgcataaacatgaaattatattGTGATGAAATTATCCAGTTAAAAGGAGAACTTAtggaaaaacatgaaaatagtGTAATTTTAAGAAAGGAATGTTATAACTGGgctgttgaaaattttatacatcTAATACAGACTGTACAGCCGGATAGTGACATTTTGCCTGTACTACAGAAGTATGCACCGTCAAGAGAAACGCAAGTTACAACTTCTAGGACGCTGACAACGAGTAGAACACCTCGAATATCTAGAATATCCTCAGGTAGTGAAGAAAGATCTACAGGATCATCACGAAGACGTAGTTCACAATTAACAGCAGAATTTCAACGATCGAATTCCATTTTAAACTCACGTAAATCGGTATGTAGTACTTCACCCATTCGAAGAAGTAGCAATGACTCAAGGGAGGAAGAACAGGAAGAAGAAGAGGAGCAATGTAATGAAGAAGATGttgaaaatattgtagaaagTCAAACCATTGCTGAAAATGAGCAAACAGAACCAGAAGTTACTGAAAATCTTAATGAAGATGAAGTAGAGCGAGCAGAAGAAGAACcgcttaatattatttatgaagATTCAGAGGAGACCGAAGAAGAAGATAACAATCCCGAAGAACTGACTGATGATGAAAACCATGTTGAATCTATGTACGAAAGTGTGGAAGAAATTACGGTTGCTGACAACACCATCTCAACTACTAGACGTTCCACACTAAAAGATCTTACAAACACGATGCTAGTCTCATCAACACAAAACTCCAGTAAAGATAATACTTCACCTCATAAAACTATACGTAAAAGAGGACGTCCTCGAaagaataaaactaataaaaattcatttgatCAAGAAAATACAACAGATTCTGAAATGGAATCAACTGTAACAGATAGGGGAGCTAGGGCGGCAATACATCAAACACATTCTGAGGATCAGTCAGAGACCTTACAGGAGCCGAGACATTGTGAAGTTAGACACTTATCATTGAGAAATAAATCTATACCCATAACACAGGCATTTGATCAGTCTGGAGAGGAGG attATACAGATATGACGTTAGGAAATTTCAAAGATGCTGCCTGTAGTACACCAAATTCACGGCGTAATTCTTTTCGTAAACCCACAAAACCATCTACTATAACTACCAATCAAGCAGCAACAGAGTCCGAATCGGGATCAACAACAAGTGATTGTTCTACACGTCGTCCATCGCGTCAGTGTAAACCAAAAGATTTGGCTGAGCCAAAAATAGGAGTTAAATTAAGAAATGAAAGTAAAGCAAAATCATTGGGTAAATCCAAAGTGAAAACATTGGGTAAAACCACAAAGAAATcggttgttaaaaaataa